The following coding sequences lie in one Mucilaginibacter sp. KACC 22773 genomic window:
- a CDS encoding DUF2723 domain-containing protein gives MNYTKINNIFGWIAGIIATITYILTLEPSASFWDCGEFIACIFRMQVAHQPGAPLFTMIGKVFTLLSMGDNTKVAYWANMASALASGATILFLFWTVTALAKKILVKKAEDINIASLIIIIGSGLVGALAYAWSDTFWFSAVESEVYAQSSLCTAIVFWAILKWDAHADEPNANRWIVFIAYIMGLSIGIHLLNLLVIPAIALVIYFRKAKAITAQGTLLAFFAGVVSVAFVLWGVIQFTVKGAAFSDLLFVNTLGMGFGSGAIAFFALLIGTIAFGIYYTIKQSQLAIIASAVCFILALGISTGIIGALIGIGILALLEYVIKIREKRFALNSFFVCLLFILFGYSSFVMIVVRAKADPNLNNSDPQDAFALNSYLNRDQYGDTPLLYGQFFDSTPTEQTEGAKIYRRGKTQYEVAGKKLTTVYDRNTIFPRMFSDKGGHAQFYRAWSKLAEGEKPTFATNLGFFGTWQVNQMYTRYFLWNFVGRTNDLDGQTSNSGADGNWISGWNFNKPLPAEVTQSKSYNRLYFLPLIIGLVGLFFHFKNDQRNAGVVLVLFFFTGLAIVLYLNQDPLQPRERDYAYAGSFYAFAIWIGLGVMGVAELLRKVVNAKTSGIIATVVCLLAAPILMASQEWDDHNRSTKLTPHDMAYNYLNSCAPNAILFTYADNDTYPLWYIQEVENVRPDVRIVNLSLLGTDWYIRGMKHKMNQSEPLPITMPDDKFKAGVRDVVYLSDKNLPGSTELKDVFDFITSDDKATMAEYGNGDIGNYLPTKKFKITVNADDVVKTGTVPAAQKDQIAPEMDWTFNGKYVTKDILAMMDILAHNNWKRPIYFATTVPDENLIGLGKYLYSEGFANRLMPLKVDTAANAADLINTPVMYYNMMTQYKWGNMKTASYLDHESNTMFYPLISRLYSSLADNLLKEGKTDLAKNALKKYDEVMPETIPNTEIAIRKYYLIETAYRLGETQMANKLANLVDAYVTNLLAYNLTLLQSGDTTLESRDIQYSMSMLNGLVEFTKNYKQPQLNAKFNAQFKEYEKKLGMGTGK, from the coding sequence ATGAACTACACTAAGATCAACAATATTTTTGGCTGGATAGCCGGTATTATCGCTACCATTACCTACATTTTAACACTTGAACCATCGGCCAGCTTTTGGGATTGTGGCGAATTTATAGCTTGTATCTTCCGCATGCAGGTAGCTCATCAACCGGGAGCGCCTTTGTTTACCATGATAGGTAAAGTATTTACACTGTTATCTATGGGCGATAATACCAAGGTTGCCTACTGGGCCAATATGGCCTCGGCATTGGCCAGCGGCGCAACTATCCTGTTTTTATTCTGGACGGTTACCGCGCTTGCTAAAAAAATACTGGTAAAAAAAGCCGAAGATATTAATATCGCCAGCCTGATTATCATTATAGGTTCTGGTTTGGTTGGTGCTTTGGCCTATGCTTGGTCAGATACGTTTTGGTTTTCGGCAGTTGAATCTGAAGTTTACGCGCAATCATCTTTATGTACAGCCATCGTTTTTTGGGCTATACTAAAATGGGATGCCCATGCTGATGAACCCAACGCCAACCGCTGGATTGTTTTTATTGCCTACATCATGGGCTTATCAATAGGCATCCACCTGTTAAACCTGCTGGTAATACCGGCAATAGCGTTAGTAATCTATTTCCGCAAGGCAAAAGCCATAACCGCCCAGGGCACGCTACTGGCATTTTTTGCGGGTGTGGTATCGGTAGCTTTTGTGTTATGGGGCGTTATCCAGTTTACAGTTAAAGGCGCGGCCTTCTCCGATCTGCTTTTTGTAAACACCCTGGGTATGGGCTTCGGCAGCGGTGCTATTGCTTTTTTTGCATTATTGATAGGCACCATTGCTTTTGGCATTTATTATACTATTAAACAATCGCAGCTTGCCATTATAGCTTCGGCGGTATGTTTTATATTGGCGCTGGGTATTAGTACCGGCATTATTGGTGCACTTATTGGCATAGGTATTTTGGCCTTGTTGGAGTACGTGATTAAAATTCGTGAAAAACGTTTTGCTCTCAATAGCTTTTTTGTGTGCCTGTTGTTCATACTGTTTGGCTACAGTTCATTTGTAATGATAGTAGTACGCGCCAAGGCCGACCCGAACCTGAATAACAGCGATCCGCAGGATGCTTTTGCACTCAACAGCTACTTAAACCGCGATCAGTACGGCGATACGCCTTTATTATACGGCCAATTTTTTGACTCTACGCCTACCGAGCAAACCGAAGGCGCTAAAATTTACCGCCGCGGCAAAACACAGTACGAGGTTGCCGGCAAAAAACTAACAACTGTTTATGATCGCAACACCATTTTCCCACGGATGTTTAGCGATAAGGGAGGCCATGCACAATTTTACCGCGCATGGAGCAAGCTGGCCGAAGGCGAAAAACCAACATTTGCTACCAACCTGGGCTTCTTTGGCACCTGGCAGGTTAACCAGATGTATACCCGCTATTTCCTGTGGAATTTTGTTGGCCGTACTAATGATCTTGACGGCCAAACCAGCAACAGCGGCGCAGATGGCAACTGGATAAGCGGCTGGAATTTTAACAAGCCTTTGCCTGCCGAGGTTACCCAAAGCAAAAGCTATAACCGCCTTTACTTTTTACCGTTGATAATTGGCCTGGTGGGCTTATTCTTCCACTTTAAAAACGACCAGCGAAACGCCGGTGTGGTTTTGGTACTATTCTTTTTTACCGGCCTTGCCATTGTACTTTACCTAAACCAGGATCCTTTACAGCCACGTGAACGTGATTATGCCTACGCAGGATCATTTTACGCTTTTGCAATTTGGATAGGGCTTGGTGTTATGGGCGTAGCCGAGCTTTTAAGGAAGGTAGTTAATGCCAAAACCAGCGGCATTATTGCTACCGTGGTTTGTTTATTAGCCGCTCCCATACTAATGGCCAGCCAGGAGTGGGACGATCATAACCGGTCGACCAAGCTCACGCCGCATGATATGGCCTATAACTACCTTAACTCCTGCGCGCCAAATGCTATTTTGTTTACTTATGCCGACAATGACACCTACCCGCTTTGGTATATACAGGAAGTTGAAAACGTAAGGCCCGATGTACGCATCGTGAATTTAAGCTTACTGGGTACCGATTGGTATATCCGCGGCATGAAACATAAGATGAACCAATCGGAGCCTTTGCCTATTACTATGCCCGACGATAAATTTAAAGCGGGTGTGCGCGATGTGGTTTATTTAAGCGATAAAAACCTGCCAGGCTCAACCGAGTTAAAGGATGTTTTTGATTTTATTACTTCGGATGATAAAGCTACCATGGCTGAGTATGGCAATGGCGATATAGGCAACTACTTGCCAACCAAAAAATTCAAAATAACGGTTAATGCAGACGATGTGGTTAAAACCGGAACAGTGCCTGCCGCCCAAAAGGACCAGATAGCGCCCGAAATGGATTGGACATTTAACGGCAAATACGTAACCAAGGATATTTTGGCTATGATGGATATTTTGGCCCACAATAACTGGAAAAGGCCGATTTACTTTGCTACCACCGTACCCGATGAAAACCTGATAGGCCTTGGCAAATATTTATATAGCGAAGGTTTTGCAAACCGCCTTATGCCATTAAAGGTAGATACTGCAGCAAACGCGGCCGATTTGATTAACACCCCGGTAATGTACTATAACATGATGACACAATACAAATGGGGCAACATGAAAACGGCCAGCTATCTTGATCATGAATCAAACACCATGTTTTATCCACTGATCTCGAGGTTATACTCCAGCCTGGCCGATAACCTGTTAAAAGAAGGAAAAACCGACCTGGCTAAAAACGCGTTAAAAAAATACGACGAGGTAATGCCGGAGACCATCCCAAATACCGAGATAGCCATCCGCAAATATTACCTGATTGAAACCGCCTATCGCCTGGGCGAAACCCAAATGGCCAACAAACTGGCCAACCTGGTTGATGCTTACGTAACCAACCTTCTGGCTTATAATTTAACACTGTTGCAAAGCGGCGATACCACGCTGGAGAGCCGCGATATCCAATATTCGATGTCGATGCTGAACGGGTTGGTAGAGTTTACCAAAAACTACAAACAACCACAACTGAACGCCAAATTTAACGCGCAGTTTAAAGAATATGAGAAGAAATTAGGCATGGGTACGGGGAAATAG
- a CDS encoding acetyl-CoA carboxylase carboxyltransferase subunit alpha: protein MKITFDFEKPLAELMQQIEKVKQVEDKNKLDMSATVAELEAKLESTKKEIYGNLTGWQKVQISRHPERPYTLQYIELMCDDFIELHGDRTVGDDKAIIGGFGTLNGQTVMFIGQQKGRNTKERQYRNFGMANPEGYRKALRLMKMAEKFNKPVVTLIDTPGAFPGLEAEERGQGEAIARNLLEMSILKVPIICVIIGEGASGGALGIGIGDKVMMLDNSWYSVISPENCSTILWKTWENKERAAEVLKLTSTEMLKNKLIDGVIKEPLGGAHQDPVAMAATLKKQLLKDLKILKEKDVTELVNERIEKFCSMGVVNE, encoded by the coding sequence ATGAAAATAACTTTTGATTTTGAAAAACCCCTTGCCGAGCTGATGCAGCAAATTGAAAAGGTGAAGCAGGTTGAAGATAAAAACAAGCTGGATATGTCGGCAACTGTTGCAGAGCTGGAAGCCAAATTGGAAAGCACCAAAAAAGAAATATACGGCAATCTTACCGGCTGGCAAAAGGTACAGATTTCCCGCCATCCCGAAAGGCCATATACCCTGCAATATATTGAGCTGATGTGCGATGATTTTATTGAATTGCACGGCGACCGTACAGTTGGCGATGATAAAGCCATCATTGGCGGTTTTGGAACATTAAATGGCCAAACAGTGATGTTTATTGGCCAGCAAAAAGGCCGTAACACCAAAGAGCGCCAGTACCGCAACTTTGGTATGGCTAACCCCGAAGGCTACCGGAAGGCTCTGAGGCTGATGAAAATGGCCGAGAAATTCAACAAGCCGGTTGTTACCTTAATTGACACCCCCGGAGCATTCCCCGGCCTGGAAGCCGAAGAACGCGGACAAGGTGAAGCCATAGCCCGTAACCTGTTAGAAATGTCGATACTTAAAGTACCTATCATCTGTGTTATTATAGGCGAAGGTGCATCAGGCGGCGCATTAGGTATAGGTATTGGCGATAAAGTAATGATGCTGGATAACTCCTGGTATTCGGTAATATCGCCGGAGAACTGCTCAACCATCCTTTGGAAAACATGGGAAAATAAAGAACGTGCCGCCGAAGTTTTGAAACTGACATCTACAGAAATGCTAAAAAACAAGCTGATAGACGGGGTTATTAAAGAGCCCCTTGGTGGCGCCCACCAGGATCCCGTAGCTATGGCTGCCACGCTTAAAAAGCAATTGCTAAAAGATCTTAAAATCCTCAAAGAAAAAGACGTTACCGAACTGGTTAACGAGCGCATCGAAAAATTCTGTTCGATGGGTGTAGTAAACGAATAA
- a CDS encoding RidA family protein, whose product MKKIAKLATLLLTITAPAWAQTSKHAQMEKRIINPWGWQDERSYVQAVEARHVESTLYISGQTAISDDGISSNDDMKTQLTKALQNLETVISKAGYKPEGIVRLNIYTTSTSELLSNFKIFQDWAVRNGVKQALTLLEVKSLFETLKVELEATVVK is encoded by the coding sequence ATGAAAAAGATCGCAAAACTGGCAACACTATTATTAACAATTACTGCACCTGCATGGGCGCAAACTTCAAAACATGCACAGATGGAAAAAAGGATAATCAATCCCTGGGGGTGGCAGGACGAACGCAGTTATGTACAGGCTGTTGAAGCAAGACATGTGGAAAGCACACTTTACATTTCGGGACAAACCGCTATAAGCGATGACGGAATATCAAGTAATGACGATATGAAAACTCAACTGACCAAAGCATTGCAGAATTTAGAGACTGTGATCAGCAAGGCAGGGTACAAACCTGAAGGGATCGTCCGCTTAAATATTTATACGACATCGACCTCTGAGCTTTTGTCGAATTTTAAGATTTTTCAAGATTGGGCCGTCAGGAATGGCGTCAAACAAGCACTTACGCTTTTGGAGGTGAAAAGCCTATTCGAAACTTTAAAAGTTGAGTTGGAAGCAACTGTCGTTAAATAA
- a CDS encoding Crp/Fnr family transcriptional regulator has protein sequence MDQRLRNHIEKIVLLNDDEYEFVLSHFTAKKFKKHQFLIQEGESVKHNFFILSGLLKLVYTDDTAKEHIVSFAMEDWWESDFLAYYTQTLSTMSLICLEDTEVLCLTLENYRNLCDRMEKMEKFFLEKANFGFLGAQRRIVSLLTSNAKQRYEQLLKQYPSLVQRVPKSQLAAFLGVSRETLSRFN, from the coding sequence ATGGATCAAAGACTAAGAAACCATATAGAAAAGATCGTGTTACTCAACGATGATGAGTATGAATTTGTATTAAGTCATTTCACCGCTAAAAAATTTAAAAAACATCAATTTCTTATTCAGGAAGGAGAATCTGTAAAACACAATTTTTTTATTCTGTCCGGGCTTTTAAAGCTGGTGTATACTGACGATACGGCAAAGGAGCATATTGTCTCGTTTGCTATGGAAGACTGGTGGGAAAGCGATTTTCTGGCCTATTATACGCAGACCCTATCGACCATGTCACTGATATGCCTGGAAGATACAGAAGTACTGTGCTTAACGCTGGAAAATTACCGCAATCTTTGTGATAGAATGGAAAAGATGGAAAAATTTTTTCTCGAAAAAGCCAACTTCGGCTTTCTTGGTGCACAAAGGCGCATCGTCTCTTTGTTAACCTCTAATGCAAAACAGCGTTACGAACAACTTCTTAAGCAATATCCTTCACTCGTTCAGCGGGTGCCGAAAAGTCAGCTGGCTGCATTCCTGGGAGTATCCCGTGAAACTTTGAGCCGTTTTAATTAA
- a CDS encoding family 43 glycosylhydrolase yields the protein MMKIAARILLILLLCFFLQDASAQTKRLTYCNPLNLDYGYTPFDSFASWGKHRATADPTMTLFKGKYYLFSTNQFGYWWSDDMLNWNFVYRKFVRPYNQVAGDELCAPATLVLGDTLLVIGSTYNKDFTLWMSTSPTKDDWKAAKDYFKVGAWDPGMFADDDGRVYIYHGSSNTLPLYGQEIDRKTFEPIGLKKEMVKLDPEKHGWERFGEHNDNVFLLPFIEGSWMNKHNGKYYLQFGAPGTEQSGYGDGVFVGDKPLGPFTYQKHNPFSYKPGGFAKGAGHGATWADKYGNYWHISTMGISVKNNFERRIGFWPAGFDKDGTLYCNTAYGDYPQYLATGAEDHLQSNFTGWMLLNYNKPVEVSSTLGAYYANNAVDEDIKTYWSAKTASKGEWFKTDLGETSTINSVQINYADQDATFMGKSLGVYHQYIVYSSVDGKTWKVLIDKSQNKKDVPHDYIELKTPVKARYLKMVNRHMPTGKFALSGFRVFGKGAGAKPDTVQNLIVLRGDSERRNSWLKWKPNDNATGYTIYFGIAPDKLYNNMMVYGKNEFYFSGMDRDLPYYFQIEAFNENGISARTKVVKVE from the coding sequence ATGATGAAGATAGCTGCCCGTATTTTACTGATACTATTGCTTTGCTTTTTCCTGCAGGATGCAAGCGCGCAAACCAAAAGGTTAACTTATTGCAACCCGCTTAACCTCGATTACGGCTACACCCCTTTTGATAGTTTTGCAAGCTGGGGCAAACACCGCGCTACTGCCGACCCAACCATGACCTTGTTTAAAGGCAAGTACTACCTGTTCAGTACTAACCAGTTTGGCTACTGGTGGAGTGATGATATGCTGAACTGGAATTTTGTATACCGCAAATTTGTACGCCCCTACAACCAGGTTGCCGGCGATGAACTTTGCGCGCCTGCAACATTAGTTTTAGGCGATACCTTGCTGGTGATAGGATCGACCTATAATAAGGATTTTACCCTTTGGATGAGCACCAGCCCTACCAAAGATGACTGGAAAGCGGCTAAAGACTATTTTAAAGTAGGCGCCTGGGATCCTGGCATGTTTGCCGATGATGATGGCCGGGTTTACATTTATCATGGATCGAGCAATACCCTGCCGCTTTATGGGCAGGAGATAGACAGGAAAACATTTGAACCCATCGGCCTCAAAAAAGAAATGGTTAAGCTGGATCCCGAAAAGCATGGCTGGGAGCGCTTCGGCGAACATAATGATAATGTATTCCTGCTGCCCTTTATTGAAGGCTCGTGGATGAACAAGCATAACGGCAAATACTACCTGCAATTCGGTGCGCCCGGTACCGAACAAAGCGGCTATGGCGATGGCGTTTTTGTGGGCGATAAGCCACTTGGTCCGTTTACCTATCAAAAACATAATCCGTTCTCGTACAAGCCCGGCGGCTTTGCAAAAGGAGCGGGGCACGGAGCAACCTGGGCCGATAAGTATGGCAACTACTGGCATATCAGCACCATGGGTATTTCGGTAAAAAATAACTTTGAACGCCGCATTGGCTTTTGGCCTGCCGGTTTTGATAAAGACGGAACGCTGTATTGCAACACCGCCTATGGTGATTATCCCCAATATTTGGCCACCGGCGCCGAAGACCACCTGCAAAGTAACTTTACCGGCTGGATGCTGCTGAACTATAATAAGCCGGTAGAAGTATCGTCGACCCTGGGCGCTTACTACGCCAATAACGCGGTTGACGAGGATATTAAAACCTATTGGAGCGCTAAAACTGCCAGCAAAGGCGAATGGTTTAAAACCGACCTGGGCGAAACCAGCACCATCAACTCGGTGCAAATTAACTATGCCGACCAGGATGCAACGTTTATGGGTAAATCATTAGGCGTTTATCATCAGTATATAGTTTATTCATCGGTAGATGGCAAAACATGGAAGGTCTTGATTGACAAAAGCCAAAACAAAAAAGATGTTCCACATGATTATATCGAACTAAAAACACCTGTAAAAGCGCGTTACCTGAAAATGGTAAACCGGCATATGCCAACAGGAAAGTTTGCGTTATCGGGCTTCCGGGTATTTGGTAAGGGTGCAGGCGCAAAGCCTGATACCGTTCAAAACCTGATTGTGCTGCGTGGCGACAGCGAGCGCCGTAACTCCTGGCTTAAATGGAAACCCAATGATAACGCCACCGGCTATACCATTTATTTTGGCATAGCGCCCGATAAACTGTACAACAACATGATGGTATACGGCAAAAACGAGTTTTATTTTAGCGGGATGGATAGGGATTTACCTTACTATTTCCAGATAGAGGCCTTTAATGAAAACGGGATTTCGGCAAGGACAAAGGTGGTAAAGGTGGAATAA